The Natrinema caseinilyticum genomic sequence GTTCTAGAGACCTAGTATCGGGGCAGTCCGCCGGAACGGTCTCCGTCGCCGCTCGATCGTCCACGCTCGGCACACGGCGGGCGTCGGGTGCGCGCTCGCCGCGACTCGCGAGTGCCGTAACCGCCGTGTGGCTGTGAGGCACCCGTCGCTGTGAGAACCGTGTCGCTACCGCTCGCGTCGTCACCGTGAGCTAGCCGTCCGGTTCGTCGAAGAACGTTCGAAGTAATTCGTGTTGGCCCTTTCGCAAGTGATTGTGCAACGTCGGCGATGAAACCCCCATCGCGTCGGCGACCTCTTCGGCCGTACTCTCCCGCGGCCAGTCGTAGTAGCCGCCGAAGTAGGCCGCCCGGAGCGCCGCCTCCTGGCGGTCGGTCAACCGATCCTCGAGCCCTTCGCGGAATTCGCGTGCGGTCTGGACGGCCCGTTCGACGTCGCGTTTCCCGACCAGTTTCGAGTCGGGGAAGGCGGCGCGGAGGCCGTCGACGATGGTCCGGAGGTCGGCGTCGGCCGCGCAGTCACCGACGATGGTCGCCACACCGTCTTCGAAAACTGCCTCGTGGACCGTAACGCCGTACTCGCTGAGTGTAACGACCGGACAGGAGCCCTCGATGACGAACTCGACGCGCCAGCCGTCCTCGTCGGTCTCGACGAGCCGGCAGTCCACGATTCCCGGATCGTCTTCGGCCAGTTCGAAGACGTCCGCCGGCGACGCCCCCTCGAGACGCACGTAGTAGAGTTGCGTCGACTCTCCGAGCGGGACCAGCGAATCGAGTTCGAACCGGCAGTCGAGTTGGCGCGAGGCCGCGACGAAGAAGGAACGATCGTCGCGACAGGTGACCTCGAGTTCGGTTACTCGATCCGACAGCAGGAGGTTCCGACGGCGAACGGCCGCGATGGCGTAGCCGATCTGGTTGCCGATCGTCCGGAGCCACTCGCGCTCGTCGTCTTCGAACGCCCCACGGCGGTCGGTCGCGACCGAGAACGTCCCGTAGACGGTATCACCGTAGGCCAGGGGCGCCCGTGCGAGGGTCCCCTCGAACTCGTCGCCGTCGATCGTCGCCGTGACGTCCTCCGTGACGGTGACTGCCCGGCCTCGCTGTTCGGCGACGTCAGATATCGGTCGCTCCGTCGTCGGGGTTCCCGCACGGGGCTCGCCGTCACCGGTCGGGTTTCCCTCGAGCGAATCGACGTCGACGGACGGGACGCCCTCGGCCCACTCGTCGGGAACCACCTGCTCGACAGCGTCCGACTCGATCCCGCTCGACGCCCGCCGCTCCCGGCGTTGATGCACCACCGTCGCTCGGTCGATCCAGGCGAAATCGTAGGCCCGACCGTCGGCGAGCGCCGCACACGTCTTCGTCTCGATTTCCTCGTGATCGCTCGATTCGAGCACGGCGCGAGTGACGTCTCGGTGGCACCGGGCGACCGCGTACCGGTCCGCGAGTTCGTCACGTCGTTCGCGCGTGGCCTCGAGTTCTTCGTGTGCGGCCGTGACGTCGCGCACGAAGACGGCGAAGCCGCGGTGACGGCCCCGGTCGTCGCGAAGCGGCGAAATGACTTCGGTCGCACGAAACAGCGAGCCGTCCTTGTGGACGCGCCAGCCGTCGGTTTCGGCGCCGGACTCTTCGAGGGCCGCCGAGAGGGCCCGTTCTGACTCACCCTCGGTCACTTCGTCCTCGGGATAAAACGCAGACACGTGCGTGCCGACGATTTCCCCCGCTCGATAGCCGAACATCGCGGCCGCGCTTCGATTCCACCGTTCGACGTAACCGTCGGGATCGAGACGCACGAGCGCGTACCGGTCACTGGCGGCGAGCAACAGCCGGACGACGCTATCGTCGCTCACCGCGGGACCGGATCGCGGTTCGCCGGAGCGGGGTCCGGCGGGGCGTTCGATGGCGTCGAAGGCCTCGACGATCTCGGTATCCGTCGGGTCCGCGAGGTAGGACTCGAGGGCTTCGAAGCTCCGCCACCCACCCGACGCCTTCACGACGCGGGGGTTGACGTCGTGGTCGACCAGCGCTCTGTGAGCGAAGTACTGTCGGAGATCGCTGGTGGAGACGTCGGCGAGATTCGGGTCGTCGAACAGATCGCTCGTCCGGTCGGCGACGTCAGAGACGAGCATCTGGAGTCGACGGGGCGTAACGGTGAAAATCGGGTCGTCGAGCGAGAGGTCGTTGCTACGGGCGTATCGCCGGAGTTCCCGTTCGACGCGGGTCGGCAGATACGCCGTCCGGTCTCGTCCGCCGTCACCGTCCGGAACCCGTACCAGGTATCGGGGCGGATCGATGCGAACCTGCTCTACGTGGCCGATCGTGAGTCGCGTTAGTTCGGGTGGTCTGAGCCCCACGTCCCCACAGAGCCGAAGCACCAGCGCCTCCCGGTAGGTTTCGGCGGCGTCGAGCAACGATTGGTACTCCCGCTGCGTCAGCGCCGACGCGTCGGCCCCCTCGAGGCTCATGGTTCGCTCGTTCTGGAGACGCGAACATAACTGTATCGCCTCCGTGCGCGCTCCGTTAGAATTCCTCGGTTTGAACCCCGAATAGTGGCGGACGGTTCATTTCGCATTACTTGATCGAGCGAAATCAGCTCCGTCGTCCGCCGGCCTCGCCTTCGATCTCGGCCTGGATTTCGCCGACGATTTCGGGATTCCGGAGCGCGCTCGTATCGCCGAGTTCCTCCCCGTTGGCGACGTCCTCGAGGAGGCGACGCATGATCTTCCCCGAGCGCGTCTTGGGGAGTTCGGGCGTGAAGACCACCGCTTCGGGTCTCGCGACCGGTCCGATCGCCGACTCGATGTTTTCGAAAATAGCTCGTCGAACGGCCGCGTTTGCCTCGCGGCTGCGCTCCGTACTCACGTACGCGTATATTTCGGTGTCGCCGGTCTCGCTCGAGCGACCGACGACCGCTGCCTCGGCGATGCCGTCGATGTCGGCGATCGCACTCTCGATTTCCATCGTTCCCAGGCGGTGGCCGGAGACGGTAATCACGTCGTCGACTCGACCGAGGACGGAGATGTACCCGTTCTCGTCGATCCGAGCCGTGTCGCCGCTGAAATAGCGCCACTCACCGGTATCGGGATCGGAGAACCGCTGCCAGTACTCCGCGACGAACCGCTCGTCGTTGTCGTACAGCGTTCTGGCCATGCCCGGCCACGGCCGGGTGATGGTGAGGTACCCTGCCTCCCCCGGCGCGACTTCCTCGCCAGCCTGGTCGACTATCTGAACGTCGATTCCCGGCAGGGCCGGACCGGC encodes the following:
- a CDS encoding bacterio-opsin activator domain-containing protein, whose product is MSLEGADASALTQREYQSLLDAAETYREALVLRLCGDVGLRPPELTRLTIGHVEQVRIDPPRYLVRVPDGDGGRDRTAYLPTRVERELRRYARSNDLSLDDPIFTVTPRRLQMLVSDVADRTSDLFDDPNLADVSTSDLRQYFAHRALVDHDVNPRVVKASGGWRSFEALESYLADPTDTEIVEAFDAIERPAGPRSGEPRSGPAVSDDSVVRLLLAASDRYALVRLDPDGYVERWNRSAAAMFGYRAGEIVGTHVSAFYPEDEVTEGESERALSAALEESGAETDGWRVHKDGSLFRATEVISPLRDDRGRHRGFAVFVRDVTAAHEELEATRERRDELADRYAVARCHRDVTRAVLESSDHEEIETKTCAALADGRAYDFAWIDRATVVHQRRERRASSGIESDAVEQVVPDEWAEGVPSVDVDSLEGNPTGDGEPRAGTPTTERPISDVAEQRGRAVTVTEDVTATIDGDEFEGTLARAPLAYGDTVYGTFSVATDRRGAFEDDEREWLRTIGNQIGYAIAAVRRRNLLLSDRVTELEVTCRDDRSFFVAASRQLDCRFELDSLVPLGESTQLYYVRLEGASPADVFELAEDDPGIVDCRLVETDEDGWRVEFVIEGSCPVVTLSEYGVTVHEAVFEDGVATIVGDCAADADLRTIVDGLRAAFPDSKLVGKRDVERAVQTAREFREGLEDRLTDRQEAALRAAYFGGYYDWPRESTAEEVADAMGVSSPTLHNHLRKGQHELLRTFFDEPDG